ATGCTGACTTGTCAAACGTCCGCTCGTCCTGCTCACCCTTCTTCGGCTTCTTGCCGCGAACAGGAAGTCGGTCAATCTTTTCGGCTGCGATCGGTTGACTTGGATCTTTGCGGTACGCCGGGTTCTCCGGTCCCGCTGGCGTGTAGAAGTCGACGTGCTTGTCCTTGCAGGCAGCAATGTTCTCACCGGTTGCCATCAATCCGTCGGCCAGCACCTGGACCTCACGCTCGCGATCGCCTTCCATGAAGCTCTCGCGAACCTGATCGATCGCCCCGTGCATGTGGCTCTGTTCATCAATGCCGCTGATCACATCGGCTGCGGCGATCAGCCCGCTATCGGCATCGACCGTGGCCGTTGGGTTGTAGTTCGGTGCGAAGCCGCCTTCCTTGTTTTTGGCGATCCGGCTTTGCGGGTCGGTGATCGGCAAGCGATCGGGAACCTTCTTGCCTTCGCTTTGAATCCGCTCGAGCTCGGCAAGGGCCGAGTCAATCTGCTGGCTCTGGCGAGAGAGTTGCTCTTCTTTGTCGGCTGCCGCCGCAGCGTCGAAGATTTCGTCTTCGCTGTCCTGAGCCTGCTCAACGGCTTGGCGATGTTCTTCAAACTCGGCGGTGAGTTGCTTCTTGGCCTGTCGAAGTTCGTCCGGCGTCCGCGTGCCGCTGCGGCGGTTGCTTGCTCGCAGGCGTGTGCCGTCATAGCCGAGTGACCGCAATGTGAGATGCCCCATCTGTTGAGCAATCAGGCCGATTTGAACAAACAGGTCGCCGATAGCCCCGGCGTTGGAGGTGCGAAAGCGGGCGATGGTGCTGTGGTCGATCGAGCGTCCTTCGGCCAGCCAGCGAAAGTCCAAGCGAAATTGCAAAGCTTCCTCCAGTGCCCGGGAGGTTCGCACGCGTTTGAGTAGCCCGCAGAGAATGACTCCGGCGATGACGCGAGGATGAATTGGCGGCTGTCCTTTGGTGAGGTCGTAGCTAGCCTCCCAGTTCGACCAATCGATCTTGCCGAGCATCGCATCGATGGTGCGAACCGGATGCTCGATGGGGCGGCGTCATCAAGTTTTTCAGCGAAAAGAACGAGCTGTTCGCGATTTTCTTTCGGTTGTGCCCAGCCCATCGCTCTTCTCCAAACTGACCGTACGATTGCCCCGTAAAGAGTTTAGCGCTATCCAGTTCCATGTCGACAGCGAATGCCTAAATCGACAGGCCGTTGACGACTTCCGCTACGAGTTTCGTTTAACCGCCGTGCCCATCGGGCCGCGCTTCGAGCCTCATGGACGCGTGGGGCGTTGCCGCCGCGGTTAAACGAAGTGATTCGACGCGTTTGCCACAAAACCGATCCCCAAGGGCTCGCAGAAGGTAGCCGGTGGCCGGAGCGTAGCGCATGCCACCGGAAACGGTAATGCAATCGATCGCCGCCCACGACGGGGGCGCACAGCTGTCTGCAATCCCGTTGGGATTGTGTCGCGCGATCGGGGCTCGCGAACCGGAGGTGCGCCGCTTCGCGACGACCACCGGCTACCGTCTTGTATCCCTTCGGGAAGCCTCGAGTCGGCTGCAAATCGTTTAACCGCGTGCCCAACGGGCCGCGCTTCGAACCTCATGGACGCGTGGGGCGTTGCCGCCGCGGTTAAACGAAATGATTCGACGTGTTAGCCACAGAGATCACCGAGGCCACGGAGAAATGCAGAAGAGACTCTGTGATCTCTGAGCCCTCTGTGGCTAATTGTTGCATCCCGAGAGGCACGCTTCGCGACAACCTCCCGCAACCATCCAAAATCCCTTCGTGATATGTCGGCCTATCTTGATGTTTGAGCGTTCCCTGGATTGAGTCGCGGCAAATGAACTCGCATGCTACGCGCCAAGTGTTGTCTTCAGTCGCTCGATCACCGCGGTCAGCTGCTGCCGTTGTTCGGGCGTGCAGGGGTGATGCGGCGGTGCCAGGCGATCGTTGCAAATCCCCATAATCGACAGCGCTGTCTTGGTGATTCCGATCAGTGGCAGCAGCGGCGAGGAGCTGTTTGCGATTTTGTAGATTGGGGCCAGCGAGTCGATTTTGGTCTGGAGACCTTGCACCGCGGCATCGTCGTTCGCCCGATGCGCCTGCATCAGGCTTGAGAACAGGCTGGGGAATAGATTGGTTCCCAAGTTCACACCGCCGGTTCCACCCACCCGCAGCGATTCTGCCAACAGAGTTTCGTGACCAATCAAAAATGTCCAATCGGGGCGAACGGACTTCAAGCTTGTCAGCTGGCGAAAATAATCGAGGTCCTGACTGCTATCCTTGATGCCAACGATCTGGTCCATCTGTGCGAGTTCGGCCACGGTCTCCGCTTCAAACCAGAGCTTGGTCATGGCTGGCATGTTGTAAAGCAACAGCGGCAGATCGGTCCCTTGCAGGACCGATTGGACGAAGGTCTTGAGTTCCGATTGATCGATCGGATAGTAGAACGGAGTTGTGAGGACGACGGCATCGGCTCCCGCGTCGGATGCCACTTGAGCGAAGCGTTTCGTCTCCACTACCGAGTTGTCGGTGATCCCAACGAATACTGGAACGCGTTGGTTGATGATGCGACATGCCTTGCGAACAAAGTCCGCGCGAAGCTGCTGACTTAGGCTGACGATTTCACCTGAAGAACCGAGTAGAAAGATGCCATCGACACCTCCCTCAATCAAGTGTTCGAGCAGCCGTTCACAACCGGCGTCGTCCAGGCGATCGTCGTCTGCCAAGGGGGTGACAATCGGTGGGATCGTCCCCTGAAAACGGGAGGACTGCTGTGTGGGGAGCGAGGAAGGCACTGTCGAATTCCTATCTGGGATGGTGGTCAGCGTTGCACGGACGGTTTGAGGCTGTGGCCCTGTTTCAACGAAGCCCTGTTTCAACCAAACAACTTGGCGATTGGGGTTCCTTGATCCGTGATTGGGACCGGGCGATCGCCATTGTAGAGATACTTTGCATAATCGATCCCGAGCGCGGCATGGACCGTCGCGAATAGGTCGGGGACTGAGACCGGGTCGGCGGTAATTGTTTGCGACAGTTCGTTCGTTTGGCCATACGCGCCACAGTGGTTCAAACCACCGCCGGCAAGCACACATGAGAAGGCAGTGCCTTGGTGTCCCCGCCCGCCACCGCCATCGAATTGAGGTGGCCGCCCGAATTCGGTGCTCACCATGACAAGCGTCTTGTCCAGGAGACCTTGGTTTTCCAGATCGAGAACCAGCGTCGCGAGCGCGTCGTCGAGTTCATGGATCAATTTGTGCTGGTCGAGAATGCCACGGTTGTGAACATCCCAACCGGCGCCGTTGAGGAAGTTCAAATTGTGAGAGACTTCGATAAATCGAACTCCTCGTTCGACCAGCCGCCGCGCTAACAGACAGCGTTGCCCAAACTCGCCTCCATAATTTTCCCTAAGCGCCGCCGGTTCGCTATCCAATTGAAAGCTGCGCATGAAATCGGGGCCGCTGAGCCGCAGTCCCAGTTCGGCCGCCGCGTCATAGTCTCGCAACGCTCTGTCTGCTAGTTCCGGTTGAGCGCGACGGGCTTGAACGAGCAGCTGTTCTCTGCGCTGTTGACGTTCGCGGGAAACGGTCATGTGCCGGGCCAAACCGGTTGGCCCGCGGCCGGTGTCGGTCAGGTATAAGTAGCTGTGCTGTGCGCCGAGAAATCCCGGCCCTCGTGAGCTGTTGGGATAACCGATCAGGACGTAGGGAGGTGCGGATTCGGAGATGGCGCCACGCTCGTGCGAGACGATCGATCCCAGCGAGGGATAGACAACGGTTCCGCTGACCGGCCGTCCCACGTGCATCCAATTGGTCGCGGCGGCATGTTCATCGATGACGGAATGATTCACCGTGCGCACGGCCGTAACACGATCCATGATCGCGGCGACTTTGGGCAGATGTTCGCAAACACTGACGTCGTCAACCGCTGTCGGGATCGCGTCGTAGTAGGATCCCGGCGTCTGCTTTTTGGGATCTCCCTTCTTCTTCGGATCAAACGTGTCGATCTGACTCATGCCGCCGCCGAGCCAAATCGAGATCACATGTTCGGCTTGGCCTTGCAAGCGAGCTTGCTGGCCCGATGCGGCGAGTGTGGGGGCTGCAGAGAGTCCCGCGACTGTGGCTCCGGTCGCGAGGAACTGTCGACGTCCCAGCGGGGAAATAGGTGATTGGGCCATGTTGTTGTTTCCGTTCACTCGTTAGCAATGGATTGAGATTGAGGGGATCGGTTGGCGGACGTGGGTTAAGGCATCCAGACAAATTCACGCAGATTCACGATGCTCCAGACGACATCCTCATACCGCTGCCGCCAGGCAGTCTTCAGCCGCGGATCGGCTGGCGGGCCTTGCAGGACTCGGCTGGCGATTTCTTGCTGGATGGTGTTGGCATCGTTTCGAACGTGATTCCACCACGTGACCTGCGGCAGTCGCGGAGGCGCTTGGGGAAGAACGATCTGATCCTCGGGCACCATGCGATCGGCGAAGCCTTCGCTCAGCGGAGCCAGGAAGATCTCTGACTCCGCTGCGGTCGGCCGGCGGCTGACGAATCGCAAGAACAGCGAATCGAGCAACTGTTGCGGCGACTGCGCTTCGACAGCGAGATCGGCCAACGGACTTGCATCCGCAGCTTTGGTCAACGAGATCGTCAGGGTGCTGTTGGCCATCACCGCGGGTTGCAAAACGTTTGGCTCGGTTTCGCGGTCGGTCTTTGGCGCTTGGCGATCCGCCGTCCAACCGAAGGCTGTCAACATTTCGATCACCGCCTCGGCGCGGGGCAGCGTGAGGCTGGGGCGATCTCGTTCGTTGGAATTGCTGACGAACATCCAACAGCGGTTCGGCTTGCCATAAGAATTGCGAGTACTCGTCGCGGCGCGGCCATCGGGATCGAGCGTCATCGGTTCGACATCCATCTCGCGACCAGTCGCCTGGAAAAATGAATCGGCAATTTGTTCGGCGGTCAAACGTCGTCGATCGGGTGCATTGAATTTGCGTTGCTCCGGCGTTGCATCTCGGTTTTGCCCGATCGCTTCGCGTTGATACAACTGAGATGTCATGATCACACGCGCCAGTTGTTTGATGTCGTAATCCTTCGCGACAAGTTCCTTACCGAGCCATTCCAGCATCTCGGGGTGGCTGGCGGGATTGCCTTCCCAATCTTGCGGCGGCTCCACGATGCCAGCCCCGATGTAGCGACGCCAAATGCGATTGGCGATGACCTGAGCGAAGCGTTGGTTTTGTGGAGCGGTAATCAGCGTCGCCAATTTTTCGCGAGGATCATCGGCTCGCTGCATCAACGCTCGCAGCGACTTGTCGTCTTTCGCTCCCGTGACTTCGGCGAACGGCCATGTCGGCGTTACTTTTTCGCCTGGCTTGAGCGTGACTTTGATCAAGGAGTTGCGGTCCGACTTCTTAAAGAAGCCAGCGGGAACGGTGCTCGACTTGGGCACGCTCAATGGCTTGCGAGCAAACATCGCGGCTAGCGAATAGAGGTCGCGTTGCGATGTCGAGTGGTAGGGAGAATCGTGACATCGGGCACATTGCATCTCGATCCCCAGAAACGCGTTCCCAACGATGTGACTTTTCGCCGCGAAAGGGGAGTCGTTTTGAGCGGCCAGAGCGAAGCCGGCACTTCCTCCGTCGTGGGCGCTGCCACGCATCATCAACAATTCCGAGACCATCCGATCGATCGGTTTGTTGTCGCGTAGCGAGTCGTACAGATACCATCGAAAGGGGCCCGTGCTGTTGAGGCTGGCGTTGATCAGCGTTGGATTCTCCGCCAACATATCCAACCAATATCCCATCCAGTTGTCGGCCCAACGCGGATCGTCCAGCAGTTGATCGATCAGCCGTTCCCGTTTGTCGGCGGACGTATCGGACAAGAATTCCGTCACGTCGTTTTCGCTGGGAACAACGCCCACGGTATCGAGGAACGCGCGGCGGATGAACGCTGTGTCGCCGATCAAAGCGGCTGATTCTGTGGCGACCATCTGGGATTCCATTTCGGGCCACTTGGCTCCGTCGGTGATCCATTTTTCCAGAACCATGATCTTTTCTTCGGAGAGTGGTTTTCCCGTTGGCGGCATCCGCATGTCATCATCTTCGCTGCGCAGCCGAATTATCAACTCGCTCGCGTGCGGATCTCCTGGTTTGATCGCCGGTTCTCCCGAGTCGCCACCCAGGACGGCCAGATCCCGCGAACCCAGCGATAGGCCTCCCTTATCTTTCTCGCCATGGCAGCGAATGCATTCGCTCTTCAGGATCGGCAGTACTGTCGTGAAGAATTGGTGCTGCTTGGGGGCTGTTGGACTCTCCTGCGTCGAATCGACCGGCTGCGTCGACGCTTGCAGAAATGCGTCGATTGGATTGGTCGTCGGTTGATCCGTCGAAGGAACAGCGGGGGATGGATTCGCCGCGAGCCAGTCGTGGGCTGCCTGATGCCGCTTGTTCCAATAAGCGTCCTGGTTGCTGGCAGCTTGCCGCCGCGTCGTATCGTTCAGCGCGGTCATCGTCGATTCGATCCGACGTAATTCGTTTTCAACCGCCGTGTCGGTCAATGGGAATGGAGATTCGGAGAGGCCTGCGGGACGCAAAACGGAAAATGCTTCTTCCCCTTCCAGCCGAACCGCCAGCGTCAGTTCTCCCGGTTCCGGTCGAAAACGCTTGCCGCCAGCGATGGCGTCGAGCACGACGCGGACCGGTTTCGAAGCGGTGATCTCCACCTGTCCCGTCGCCTCCTGGCAACGATGCCATGCCGGGCGATGTCCCGGTGCCGGTGGTGGCGAGACGGGAGTGATCGGTTCTTCGCCGTGCGGCGCGCCGACCAGCGGTTTCGACATCGTGACAAGTTGTCCGTCGACCCACGCACGCGCCATGCCTCGAGCACGCATTAGGATTGTGTGTTGTCCCGGGGGAAGCGAGACGTCGGCTGCCATCCGCACAAGAACGGGAGCTTTCCAGCTGGCGCGAATGCCCCAGTCGTCGTATTTCAGTGGAATCTGGTCCAGCAAAAACGACCGCCCTGACCAAGCCGTGGCACTCGGCGGTAGCGTTTCTTCGGGATACAGCCAGCGATCGTGGTTGGGGAGCCCTTCGTGAAAGGTGACTGTCACTTTGCCCGATTCCAAGTCGCCAAGCTTGGGCATCTCCGTCGAGATCGATTCCATGTCGGGCGCTTTGCCAACGCGACGGAAGCGCGATTGCAGCGTCTTTTCGTCGAGCATCACACGGTGGACGCCGATCGAATCGAGGCCTCCGCGAAAGCTGTTTCCCGCAGCGCCTGACAGCGCTGAACCGATCCAGATTTGATCGTTATCGATCGCTGGCGTATTGCTAGTCGGACCGCCAGCATCCCACGTCCCGGGAACCTTTTTGCCATCGATCCACGTTTGCATTGTCTTCGGTTCACCAAAGCGATACGCGACGGCAATGTGATGCCAACCGGTTCGCGGCCGAAAACCTTGCAGGCTTGTGTAGCGATGCCAGTTCCTTTGTTGTGGTTGGACGGGGACGGTGGCAAACAAAAAACTTACCCGCGCCTCCCCCTGCAGCCCACGAATTCGCAGCGCCCAGTTTTGGTTGTCTCGCGAGAATCCGGGGTTGCCGGTCCGCCCTTTCCCGATGATGTAGGAGTGGTCCCCTTCGTTGAGATCGCGAATGTTAATCCATGCTTCGAGCGTGATCTCATCCCCGTTGTCGAAGTCGAACGGACTGTCGTCGCCGGGATCGTCGAAGACGAATCGAGACCCTTTGCCGTCGAAGTTGACTGCCGAATTGTTGACAGAAAAGTCGGGGAACATCGGCGGCCGAGGCCCTGGGACGTCGCGGTGGATTCCGCCGACGGGACGAATTGGTGTCGCTTCTTCGGGCCCAAATTCCCAAAACGCAGCCGGCTCTTCGTCCGCGCGAACGATCGCGGGAGCGACGATACTACTCGCTACCGATATCGCAATAACACACAAGCAATGATGGATGGAGTTCATAAATGAAAGTCTTGGGGATGGAATGGTAATCGTTGGCGGGAAACCGTTGCGATCGATTCAGCACCGACCCGATCGCCTTTCCAATTGAAGAGGTGATCGCGATCGGTGACACGATCCGCATCAGTTGTCGATTTGCACGGGAGGAGAACTTTTTGGGCTCGTTTGCCGTGGGATCTTCTCGGGAAGTCCGGCGATAAAGACAGGGTCCAGGTAATATTCGTCCGCGAGATTATCTTGAAAGAACAGGCCTTCGACAGTCGCTCCCTCGGGATAACCCAAGTCGGAAAGATCGATCCCCACAGCGATCGCCTGCGTTCTGAATCCCTGGTAGAGCGACGTGCATGGAAGCGTTTCCAATTGTTCCAAAGAACGTGGGACCTGCTTGAACTTGTATAAGTGAATTTTGTCCAACACAAGCGCTTCGGGAGACTCCATCGTTAGATCGAATGAGGTGATGGTGTGGGAATGCAATCCTTGTTCGAACTTCAGCGGACTAACGTGGAACGCGTCGCCTTCCAACGGATTCATCAGCAATTGCAGCTCGAACAAGACGACGTCGGGGCCGGGACCGTTGTGCACCGGGCGGTCGAACCGAATCGCCATCCCAGGAGTCCCGAACGACTCCGCAGCTTCATCGATCGCCATCACCGGATCGGTGGTCAGCGGTTCCTCGCTGCCTCCGATATTGATGACTCCCGTATGAAGGAATCGATCCGAAGCGTAGGACGCGCGTTGATCGGGCAACTTGGGGCCGCCCGCCAGATAGCCGTGGTTGGGAAGGGCGTGAAACCAGGTCATCTGCGCGGGGATCAATTGTTCGATCGGAATCGTTTCGATCTGATCCCCACGCTGAACCGTAATGCTTTTCAAAGCACGCGCGTGTCCGGTGTCCGAAGTCGTTGCCTGATAGGAGACCACGCGATCGGGAAGACCGTACTGATAGCGATTTCGATCGAAGGGGACCGTCGCGGAATCCTCGAGCTTCGAGGAAGCAAATCGCATCGCCTGATTCTCTCGCAAACGAAGCGGCGACGTTGGGGCTGCGTCTTGTGAGTGTTTCGAGTCGGCTTTTTGGTAGACGTCCGCGGCTCCTTCCAGAACCTGCACATCGGTTTCGCTAGCTTGGGAAACATTGACCGAAAACCGAGTTCCGCGATCGACGATGCTTAAGCTAGGAGTCTCCACCTTAAAACCTTCAGCCCCCGGCGGGGCATGAACGCTGCATTGTCCGATGTCGAGCGCCAACAGTTCGTTTCCCTCGACGCGGAAGGAAGCGGGCCCTTGGATGACCGCGGTCGCACCGTTGGGAAAGCCTAACTCGACCATCCCTTGAAGCAGCAAGTAGTCGCGGCTGAGCGTGGGAGATGCACCGATCTGAGGCGGTAGTTCACCGAAGAATCTGGCGTGAGCGAGGCTGACAAAATGGGCTTCGCTGGCGACTGCAACCTGGTCCGAGGCGACTTCATTTGTTGCTACCGGCATCGATGTAAACGTGCCGACGTAGATTCCAACCACAAGCGAAATCGGCACGAGGATCGCGGCCGCGAGCATCGCTGGCATCCGTGTTGTTGCGGCAGCAGTTTGTGGAGAGAAAACCAGATCATCGCAAGCAGGATTCAAAACGCATTGGCCGCTAGCGAGCTGATCTGTGTCGGCGTGCTCCAACAGATCGGGCAGCTCTTGATGAATTTGCAAATAGTCCAGATACAGCTGACGCGCATCGGGGTTCGTCGCGATGCAATGATCCAACCGTTCAAAAGACTTGTCATCGATCGAATCGTCCAGCAGTGCGTTGATCAGCTGGCGGATCTCATCGTTGTCGATCGGAGGTCGGTCGGAACTCATATAATTTCCTCCGTCCCCATTTTCTTGAGAACACAATTTGCTAACGCTTTTCGGATTCGCGAGAGCGAACGATAGAGTCGAGCGACAGGTTCATCGATCCGCTGAGATAAGTTGTCCACGGTTTCGTCGCTGAAGTAACGCAGTTCGACAAGTCGGCGGTCCTCGGCGCTCAGGTGCTTTATGCAATCGCTGAGTGCTTTCCGGCGTTCGACAGCTAGCTGCTGGTGGCCTGGGTAATCGTCCGCGATCGCATCGATCGCGGCGTCGGAAAATTGGCGGCGGTTGGCCAGCGTGCGACTGTGATGCTTTTTCGCTGCAAACTGTGCGAACCGGCACGCCCAATTGAAAAACGGAAGTTCTGGATCGTATTGGTCGAACTTGCGCATCAATGAAATCGCTGTCTCTTGCATCACGTCGTCGGCATCGCTGGCGGTTGGGACCATCGACTGCACGTATCGCCGCAACCTGCCCTCGATGCGCGCAAACACGCGAGCAAACTCTTCTTTCTCATGGCAACTCGTCACTGGCGATCCTCTAGGTCCTCATCAGTAGTTCTTCCGAAACCTACCAATTCGCGCGAGGAAATGGAAATTTAGCTGAAAGTTTTCCCATGGTAGTCCCGTAT
Above is a genomic segment from Rosistilla ulvae containing:
- a CDS encoding DUF1501 domain-containing protein — translated: MAQSPISPLGRRQFLATGATVAGLSAAPTLAASGQQARLQGQAEHVISIWLGGGMSQIDTFDPKKKGDPKKQTPGSYYDAIPTAVDDVSVCEHLPKVAAIMDRVTAVRTVNHSVIDEHAAATNWMHVGRPVSGTVVYPSLGSIVSHERGAISESAPPYVLIGYPNSSRGPGFLGAQHSYLYLTDTGRGPTGLARHMTVSRERQQRREQLLVQARRAQPELADRALRDYDAAAELGLRLSGPDFMRSFQLDSEPAALRENYGGEFGQRCLLARRLVERGVRFIEVSHNLNFLNGAGWDVHNRGILDQHKLIHELDDALATLVLDLENQGLLDKTLVMVSTEFGRPPQFDGGGGRGHQGTAFSCVLAGGGLNHCGAYGQTNELSQTITADPVSVPDLFATVHAALGIDYAKYLYNGDRPVPITDQGTPIAKLFG
- a CDS encoding dihydrodipicolinate synthase family protein; the encoded protein is MPSSLPTQQSSRFQGTIPPIVTPLADDDRLDDAGCERLLEHLIEGGVDGIFLLGSSGEIVSLSQQLRADFVRKACRIINQRVPVFVGITDNSVVETKRFAQVASDAGADAVVLTTPFYYPIDQSELKTFVQSVLQGTDLPLLLYNMPAMTKLWFEAETVAELAQMDQIVGIKDSSQDLDYFRQLTSLKSVRPDWTFLIGHETLLAESLRVGGTGGVNLGTNLFPSLFSSLMQAHRANDDAAVQGLQTKIDSLAPIYKIANSSSPLLPLIGITKTALSIMGICNDRLAPPHHPCTPEQRQQLTAVIERLKTTLGA
- a CDS encoding sigma-70 family RNA polymerase sigma factor, encoding MTSCHEKEEFARVFARIEGRLRRYVQSMVPTASDADDVMQETAISLMRKFDQYDPELPFFNWACRFAQFAAKKHHSRTLANRRQFSDAAIDAIADDYPGHQQLAVERRKALSDCIKHLSAEDRRLVELRYFSDETVDNLSQRIDEPVARLYRSLSRIRKALANCVLKKMGTEEII
- a CDS encoding IS1182 family transposase translates to MEHPVRTIDAMLGKIDWSNWEASYDLTKGQPPIHPRVIAGVILCGLLKRVRTSRALEEALQFRLDFRWLAEGRSIDHSTIARFRTSNAGAIGDLFVQIGLIAQQMGHLTLRSLGYDGTRLRASNRRSGTRTPDELRQAKKQLTAEFEEHRQAVEQAQDSEDEIFDAAAAADKEEQLSRQSQQIDSALAELERIQSEGKKVPDRLPITDPQSRIAKNKEGGFAPNYNPTATVDADSGLIAAADVISGIDEQSHMHGAIDQVRESFMEGDREREVQVLADGLMATGENIAACKDKHVDFYTPAGPENPAYRKDPSQPIAAEKIDRLPVRGKKPKKGEQDERTFDKSAFLYDAEADVYYCPMGKTLERKSRRKDHTGAERFLYRADKRDCSGCSLRTKCFKNSRNQYGGRIECGVHEQAKTSHTRRMQRDCSRTKYALRAAVTERPFALIKHHFGVREFLVRGLEKVRCEWQWLCIAHNVHRLLCLAPHLARACVP
- a CDS encoding FecR family protein → MSSDRPPIDNDEIRQLINALLDDSIDDKSFERLDHCIATNPDARQLYLDYLQIHQELPDLLEHADTDQLASGQCVLNPACDDLVFSPQTAAATTRMPAMLAAAILVPISLVVGIYVGTFTSMPVATNEVASDQVAVASEAHFVSLAHARFFGELPPQIGASPTLSRDYLLLQGMVELGFPNGATAVIQGPASFRVEGNELLALDIGQCSVHAPPGAEGFKVETPSLSIVDRGTRFSVNVSQASETDVQVLEGAADVYQKADSKHSQDAAPTSPLRLRENQAMRFASSKLEDSATVPFDRNRYQYGLPDRVVSYQATTSDTGHARALKSITVQRGDQIETIPIEQLIPAQMTWFHALPNHGYLAGGPKLPDQRASYASDRFLHTGVINIGGSEEPLTTDPVMAIDEAAESFGTPGMAIRFDRPVHNGPGPDVVLFELQLLMNPLEGDAFHVSPLKFEQGLHSHTITSFDLTMESPEALVLDKIHLYKFKQVPRSLEQLETLPCTSLYQGFRTQAIAVGIDLSDLGYPEGATVEGLFFQDNLADEYYLDPVFIAGLPEKIPRQTSPKSSPPVQIDN
- a CDS encoding DUF1553 domain-containing protein, producing the protein MNSIHHCLCVIAISVASSIVAPAIVRADEEPAAFWEFGPEEATPIRPVGGIHRDVPGPRPPMFPDFSVNNSAVNFDGKGSRFVFDDPGDDSPFDFDNGDEITLEAWINIRDLNEGDHSYIIGKGRTGNPGFSRDNQNWALRIRGLQGEARVSFLFATVPVQPQQRNWHRYTSLQGFRPRTGWHHIAVAYRFGEPKTMQTWIDGKKVPGTWDAGGPTSNTPAIDNDQIWIGSALSGAAGNSFRGGLDSIGVHRVMLDEKTLQSRFRRVGKAPDMESISTEMPKLGDLESGKVTVTFHEGLPNHDRWLYPEETLPPSATAWSGRSFLLDQIPLKYDDWGIRASWKAPVLVRMAADVSLPPGQHTILMRARGMARAWVDGQLVTMSKPLVGAPHGEEPITPVSPPPAPGHRPAWHRCQEATGQVEITASKPVRVVLDAIAGGKRFRPEPGELTLAVRLEGEEAFSVLRPAGLSESPFPLTDTAVENELRRIESTMTALNDTTRRQAASNQDAYWNKRHQAAHDWLAANPSPAVPSTDQPTTNPIDAFLQASTQPVDSTQESPTAPKQHQFFTTVLPILKSECIRCHGEKDKGGLSLGSRDLAVLGGDSGEPAIKPGDPHASELIIRLRSEDDDMRMPPTGKPLSEEKIMVLEKWITDGAKWPEMESQMVATESAALIGDTAFIRRAFLDTVGVVPSENDVTEFLSDTSADKRERLIDQLLDDPRWADNWMGYWLDMLAENPTLINASLNSTGPFRWYLYDSLRDNKPIDRMVSELLMMRGSAHDGGSAGFALAAQNDSPFAAKSHIVGNAFLGIEMQCARCHDSPYHSTSQRDLYSLAAMFARKPLSVPKSSTVPAGFFKKSDRNSLIKVTLKPGEKVTPTWPFAEVTGAKDDKSLRALMQRADDPREKLATLITAPQNQRFAQVIANRIWRRYIGAGIVEPPQDWEGNPASHPEMLEWLGKELVAKDYDIKQLARVIMTSQLYQREAIGQNRDATPEQRKFNAPDRRRLTAEQIADSFFQATGREMDVEPMTLDPDGRAATSTRNSYGKPNRCWMFVSNSNERDRPSLTLPRAEAVIEMLTAFGWTADRQAPKTDRETEPNVLQPAVMANSTLTISLTKAADASPLADLAVEAQSPQQLLDSLFLRFVSRRPTAAESEIFLAPLSEGFADRMVPEDQIVLPQAPPRLPQVTWWNHVRNDANTIQQEIASRVLQGPPADPRLKTAWRQRYEDVVWSIVNLREFVWMP